The proteins below are encoded in one region of Paramisgurnus dabryanus chromosome 2, PD_genome_1.1, whole genome shotgun sequence:
- the glceb gene encoding D-glucuronyl C5-epimerase B: MMRCLSARVHYKTLIVICALLSLLTVVLWNRCTSEKSLRFLPRHPQPPPSPKIDSHPQQPQPPEPPPVVGGVRYEEIDCLINDDVTIKGRREGSEVYLPFGWMEKYFEVYGKVVQYDGYDRFEFSHSYSKVYAQREPYHPSGVFMSFEGYNVEVRDRVKCISGVEGVPLSTQWGPQGYFYAIQIAQYGLSHYSKNLTERSPHVEVYDTAEERDSRSSAWSIPKGCSLTRVYDKTRATLVRQFSTADNSEGISLPLGNTKDFIISFDLKFTSNGSISVVLETTEKGPPFVIHYVSTTQLISLKDRDITYGIGPRTAWTTVTRDLLTDLRKGIGLSNTKAVKATKTMPRRVVKIVLHGHGTIDNITISTTSHMAAFFAASDWLVRNQDERGGWPIMVTRKLGEGFRSLEPGWYSAMAQGQAISTLVRAYLLTKDDTYLKSALRATGPFKLPSEQHGVKAVFMNKYDWYEEYPTIPSSFVLNGFIYSLIGLYDLAQTAGEKLGREAGQLFSKGMESLKVMLPLYDTGSGTIYDLRHFMLGTAPNLARWDYHTTHINQLQLLGSVDNSPIFRDFIKRWKSYLKGGRAKHN, from the exons ATGATGCGTTGTCTGTCAGCCCGCGTTCACTACAAGACCTTGATAGTGATCTGTGCACTCCTCTCCCTGCTCACGGTCGTCCTGTGGAACAGATGCACGAGCGAAAAGTCCCTCCGCTTTCTCCCTCGGCACCCTCAGCCCCCTCCCAGTCCTAAAATAGACAGCCACCCGCAGCAGCCCCAGCCCCCTGAACCGCCACCTGTGGTGGGCGGGGTACGTTACGAAGAGATTGACTGCCTGATCAATGATGATGTCACCATTAAGGGCCGTCGAGAAGGCAGCGAGGTGTATCTGCCCTTCGGCTGGATGGAGAAGTACTTCGAGGTGTACGGGAAGGTGGTCCAGTACGACGGCTACGATCGGTTTGAGTTTTCTCACAGTTACTCCAAAGTGTACGCACAGAGAGAGCCATATCATCCCAGCGGGGTATTCATGTCCTTCGAAGGGTATAACGTGGAAGTGCGTGACAGAGTCAAATGCATCAGTGGTGTGGAAG GAGTACCTTTATCCACCCAGTGGGGCCCTCAAGGATATTTCTACGCTATTCAAATAGCTCAGTATGGCCTGAGTCATTACAGCAAGAACCTGACAGAGCGTTCGCCCCATGTGGAGGTGTATGACACAGCGGAGGAGAGAGACAGCAGGTCTAGCGCATGGAGCATCCCCAAGGGTTGCTCTCTCACCAGAGTCTATGACAAGACCAGAGCCACATTAGTTCGACAGTTCAGCACTGCAG ATAATTCGGAGGGCATCTCGCTTCCCCTCGGCAACACAAAAGATTTCATCATCTCTTTCGATTTGAAGTTTACATCCAATGGTAGCATCTCCGTTGTCTTGGAGACCACAGAGAAAGGGCCTCCATTTGTTATCCACTACGTAAGTACCACACAACTCATTTCATTGAAGGACCGTGACATCACCTATGGAATTGGCCCTCGGACTGCATGGACCACAGTCACGCGTGACCTCCTCACTGACCTCCGCAAAGGCATCGGCCTGTCCAACACCAAAGCGGTCAAAGCCACCAAGACTATGCCTCGGCGTGTCGTGAAGATAGTGCTTCACGGCCACGGCACAATAGACAATATCACAATCTCTACCACTTCACACATGGCTGCGTTTTTCGCCGCCAGCGATTGGCTGGTGCGCAACCAGGACGAGCGCGGTGGTTGGCCGATCATGGTAACTCGTAAGCTCGGGGAGGGTTTTCGCTCTCTAGAGCCCGGTTGGTATTCTGCTATGGCACAAGGGCAGGCTATCTCTACGTTGGTACGTGCCTATCTGCTCACAAAAGACGACACTTACCTAAAGTCCGCCTTGCGTGCCACTGGACCTTTCAAATTGCCCTCGGAGCAGCACGGCGTCAAAGCTGTGTTCATGAATAAATACGACTGGTATGAGGAGTATCCCACAATCCCTAGCTCCTTCGTCCTGAATGGTTTTATTTATTCCCTCATAGGCCTGTATGACCTGGCACAAACAGCGGGTGAGAAACTTGGTAGGGAAGCAGGCCAGCTGTTCAGCAAGGGGATGGAGTCCCTCAAGGTTATGCTGCCCCTGTACGATACAGGGTCGGGCACCATCTACGATCTGCGCCACTTTATGCTGGGCACGGCGCCCAACCTGGCACGCTGGGACTACCATACAACGCACATCAACCAGCTCCAGCTGCTAGGTTCTGTTGACAACTCGCCCATCTTCAGGGACTTCATCAAGCGCTGGAAAAGCTACCTGAAAGGAGGGAGGGCCAAGCACAACTAA